A segment of the Crassostrea angulata isolate pt1a10 chromosome 10, ASM2561291v2, whole genome shotgun sequence genome:
TGAAAAACACGACTTCATTCCGCCATTTTGAAAAGCTTGCATGATCATGTGATCACTAACTGTccaattgaagagtgttttataAAATAGGTCATATTTTCAAATAGAATGTATGGTGCGCCATAATgagaattattaaataattttattaaaactcttgtatatatgtttttgaGGAAACGTATTGAAAAATTTACGGAAATGTTGCTTGAAAGTTGTATAAACGTTTAAAAATCTATGTCACGAATGAATAAAAAGTGATTAAGGTTAAAATACATGCATCATTATATTACGTTACCtatgtaaatatgaaaaataattttcttagtGTTAATTTGTCTAAACATATTGCCAAAGTCATTAAATCCCTATGAGCATGTTTACTGCAATTTAtctgtgattttaaaaatgtaattcatcAAGATAATATTATGTGCAAGTTTGGAGTTATTAAACGGTACCCAGTGAATTTGATACTGGTGCATTCTGGTCCGCAATATTTATTGCTGATATAAAgtaaattatgtttataaaattaacaaataagaTTGAATACACAATAAGTTACACATGTTCATTtatgtgaaacaaattttttgaGGCTAATATTTACCTTTATCTTATCTAATGATTCTTTATGTAGATATGCCCCCTAAACGCAAATGCAGTTGCAAACAGCATGTATACTGTTCAACCCTATTCCCAGACGACGAGGAGATTGTTCAGAGAATATccgacaaaaaaattaaagttaaagtCGTTAACTTTTTGTTGAAAAGGGAATTTATATTCCCACATTCTACCTTTTTGTGTTCTCTGTGTGTAAAATTTGCTGAGCAGTGTCTTCAGCACGAAGATGAGACTGAGGAGGCggctaaaaagaaaaaattcagtATTTTGGAGTATTTTGAAGAGTTCCTGGGGGCAGTTTCCAATAATAGACTAACAAGCGATCAGCTGTCTTCCTTATCATACGCTTTAGGTAATATATCCTCTAACTAACACCTGTAATATTTTACAAGCAACGacgaaatgaaattttattatttcaaagaaaaaccAATTAACTAACTCTGTGTATATATTTTAAGGAGGCAATTATGCATTggtattgaataaatatttcatacttTAGGAAAAACACAAACCAAAGCAGTTTACGAGGATACTGTGACTTCTGGGAGCCAGTATAAAGATGTAGATTACTTGGAAACGTTAAATCTGAagggtaaataaataaattatagatAATAAACGCACatgttcacccccccccccccccacacacacacaccaaccaacccccccccccaaccccacccccacccccaccccaccccacacacacacacatacacactgTTATATTATTgattgaatatatttatatattatctatgatataaatatttattattataattgtgTGTCGTTTCAGACTGGTTGCAAGAAAGAAACCATGTTATAGTTAATTTCATCAAAGGGATCTGCAACGATGCTTGTGAGGAAATTAGACTAGCAAAGACTGTAGAGTCTATCTACGGGTGTAGAAACAATTCCTTTGTTTCACCAATGTCTTTCTCTCAAAATCTGCTTGGGTATGTTTAAAATACagccacacacacacacacacaagtaTTCACGTAATGACTATAATTGCAGTCAAATTACGCCTACTTTATTCAATGTACACATTAGTACTGTGTATGTGATGTttgcataattaattatttattctaataaatcaTTATCTCTATTTATGTTATCTAGATACTACATAACTGGTAGCAAATCCGCTTTGAGGATAGGGTGTAAGGGCAGTCCATCGGGATCCTACACAACCGTTCAGAACTGGATTTCTGAGCAGAGCAAAGACGCCATAGAATGCCCCCAAAACGCTGATGTTGTAACATTTTTTGACAATAATCAGGTGATAATAAACATAAACTTTAGTTGCAATAAGCTTATATTCACATATAATTCTATATGTACGGTAAACGTTAAGGATTTTGGGGCAAATAATTGGATtaaaataatctctctctctctctctctctctctctctctctctcttaaaaataCAAGTTATTTGAGTTTGCATATAGTCGTATacgtatatttacatgtattttaaaacagtatcatataatttataattgaaaaaaaaatattcctgtcCAAATTAggtaattttcataatttgttgTGTTGCAACCAtaggttttagagaagaaatgGAAGGTGGAGGTGAATTACAAAGGGAAGGCCAGTGTCGTTACCACCATGGTACATATTATCCCGGACATTGAGAGCAATATTCAACATATTCTGGAACTATCTCCACGACAGTGGATGAATCACACTAGTGATGGCAAACGAGATACAATTAGTAAAATGAAAGATCTTGATATGATACACTTCGAAACGTTTCGGCACTATAGGTACATTGTGTTCTATATAAGTAAAATTATAACTCACATTGcatttattatcaaattaaaattaaatgataaattatatgctgaataaatattttcataattttttgtctGTTTAGAAATGAATTCATTAGAGACAAATTAGAGAAAATTGTTAGCCATCAGGATGACAACGGACTGGACAACATTGATAAGAATTTGCTAAATATAACTTATATTACAGCAGAGGAAAGgtacatattattttattattaaataaacggattttttatacaaaattaaaattcgataaaattgcatttttgttaatttgcaATGATTTGATCATTAAATTTTTAAGGTATTCTTTCATTAAATCTAACGATGGACCAAATCCAACTGTCATCATGGGAGAACCATGTTTCGAAAACCCCTGTTCTTACGAGGCAGTTGAGAAGGTTTGTAAGTCATGAATCGTTAATTCATCAATCTATTTGTCAACCACTACATGCAgttcttaatatttattttaaatttatacgcTCTTAGGTTCTTGATCACATTCGAGAGAAGGCGAAGGTGGGTGAGGCGAGGAAATGGACGATGGTTGGGTGTGATGGCCTGCCCTATACTCTTGCATCAAGAATCATCGGTTTGTCgcaaatttaaatacattaatttattaaaagtgtaaacataaaaatcacACGAAATCAAAATTGACATcgtaatatatttttgtagagAACATGTTTACCTGTCCAGATTGTGGCATGGAGTTCATGGATGAACCAGATTTCAAGGAGCACATAAAGAATTACGACCATGCACTAAACGTCGACATAGAGAAGTGTAGAAAGTACAACGACATTGTCATGTTACCTGGTACATAGttctttgaattattttataaaacaaggaaattttgtattttttctagtaatcaataagaaataaatacagCGTTATGCCATATAAAAATGCACAATATTAATTTCAGGACTTGGTCATTATGAGATCAATATGACGAAAGCCATATTTCGCCTGCTATGGGATGTGATCCTTATAGATCTTGCAAAACTTTTAGGCTTCAATAGCCCAAAAGCACAAGCCTCATTTATGAGCGCAAcaggtaaaaataaaatagttttattttataaaaacgaatattaaaaaagttttgtCCCAACTTTTATCttatgacatttattttgcaGACCACCACAAAAGCTGGCAAATTTTTCAGATATTTCTGCAGTCAATGGCTGCAGAGCTTTTGTTGGTATATGTGAGGGATCCGAGTACATCCTCGCCTTCTGTCAGTGGCTTCTATGAATGGTATGTTGGGGTTAAAAACCCCAATTATAAGTTTATGGCTGAGGTAGTATTTTCATACTGCCTTGCCCTCCATGTATTTAGAGCAGGGGTCAGGCGCAACAATTCCACAGCAATTAATGCGTCTAAAACAAAGTTTTCACCATTATTCTTTGGCCTTAACATGCCATTTTACATGGAGACATATATGAGGGACTCATTTGTTCGAATTCAGTGCCCAAGTAAAGTCCTACAGAGTTTCTGGCAGTGATGCCAAGGGTGAGGGGGGTGATTTTATATTAGAAGCCAAAAACAGGAAAACGAAGATGTGGATCCAAAATGGAGTGCCTGATGAGGAGAAGTGGAGAAATGTTTGTAGGTGCATTGACAAACTAGAAAAGGTAACTTcagccattttgaaataaaaaaaaccaataactcatttactttttttattcttatcttTAGCATTATCTTTAGCAATCATGATATGGTGAGGGCATTTCCATCCAATTCTGCTCAGAGGTGCTTTGGTTGTGGCTGTAATGCCAACGCACAAAGCATGCACCCAGTACTCGCATGTCTGCTTCACCCGCCCACGCTGCGAGACATGTGAACACCCAATCCAGAGAGCCTTGGTATCTTTCCTCCCTTCTCCACAGAATCTACACAGTGTAGAATCTTGAACTGTGGAGAAGGAGGACTCCGATGTCTGCGTCTCTGTATGGCGCGTCCTGCTCCTTATGGGTGACAACGACAGGGATGTCCTGGGGTCCATTGAGCTTGTAGATGGGACGTCTTCTTTTTGTTGGGGTCCATCTTGAACATTGATCTTTCCCTGAAATTTATAACATAGGGAATAAAAGTACtcttttaatattaattgaGTTCTTTTTTATGACGTtcatacataaaatatttatatatgaaataaagtattcattaatttattacCAAGTCAAAATTCACCCCTGCAGACTTGTACACATATTCTGTCCCTCCAGGGCTCTTTAAGTATAAGACGCAGTCTGCGCCTGTGGTTTCGTGTATCTCTTTTGCCTAAAGTagatatatgcatgtatatttttcatacaaatgCATATATATCTTAACATCATTATACATTTCCAATCATAATAATGCGTGTGTTGAACCAAAATTATTGAGAATTGTGTTTTtgaaaaggagggggggggggggtgccgcCATTTTTTCTTGGGGTGGGGGTGGCAAAGCCGATTTCCGTTACCTTTTACTATGTCATTTCTGTAACTTTTTTCTGCGatgtttaatttaatgaaataattttacaatcgttttattttttatttttaaacaatttatttacaaaacttttcatatttttgtataGGTCAGAGGAAACTTGAGTGCTGCTCTATGCATTTGTGAGCTTGATGCCGAATAcgcttacatgtacaatattgattttgaaatcaattgtttTAGACAGTCTATCAGAGAATCAGGCTACATAAATGAGCCGTTCAAAGAAAAGAGTCACACGTCTTTTAGTGGGAAATCCTTGGACCGTTCATTGACGGAGTTTCACGTAAACTCATTGCGACACCGCGAAGACTTTATGAATTTTGTTATCAACCACAGCCTcagtgacagaaaaaaatttcCTCCGATTTTTGTTCTCACAGACGAAAGGACAAAAGCAGAATCCattgttaataaaacaaaacccGAAATTATTAAGATAATTGAAGGTGAACTTGAGGATATAAACAATGAGAAAATCAATGCCGAGTGGAGGAAAGTTAAATCGAAGACAAAAGCagatattcttaaattttatcatgatgttttaaaatcggagggccgaaatgattaaatttttatatgtatatattgcaATTTTTATGCTGACAATTACTTGGAATGTTATTTTCCTTATCACATGATTGTAAATACACCTGTAAAACTTGCAATTAGAATATGTAAATGTTTCACAAATGTAgtatttttatctgtatatattgtatgatattttaaaaaacagtgtgatatgtaaataatactaaatataaactttatttatttgtagatattgtatatatatatataatgaaacatCACATTATGTTACATCATaatatcatcatattatataatcaaaattgtatatttgtaaatataaactttatttatttaatttaattgaaaacaattaataaaacatattcttaCTTTCTCTAGAAGAGt
Coding sequences within it:
- the LOC128165018 gene encoding uncharacterized protein LOC128165018; the protein is MSSTLRKNGRSGKVSNLTLGKNRRQVPSQVGSRSVSQSFFKRKNTLLEKAKEIHETTGADCVLYLKSPGGTEYVYKSAGVNFDLGKINVQDGPQQKEDVPSTSSMDPRTSLSLSPIRSRTRHTETQTSESSFSTVQDSTLCRFCGEGRKDTKALWIGCSHVSQRGRVKQTCEYWVHALCVGITATTKAPLSRIGWKCPHHIMIAKDNAKDKNKKSK